Proteins encoded in a region of the Flammeovirga yaeyamensis genome:
- a CDS encoding enoyl-CoA hydratase-related protein, producing MEYQNLLLEKNEGLLVVTINRESKLNALNGKTLEELKSAFEMAYDEQDIRAVIITGKGEKAFVAGADISEFKDLNELNARKFSEEGQEIFNGIEACPKPVIAAVNGFALGGGCELSMACHIRVASDNAKFGLPEVSLGIIPGYGGTQRLPQLVGKGIANELIFTGDMISAQRAYEIGLVNHVVPQEELMDKAKSLANKILAKAPLAIAHAIDCVNASTKNEAGYQSEANAFASAIKTEDFTEGTTAFLEKRKPNFQGK from the coding sequence ATGGAATATCAAAATCTTCTTTTAGAGAAAAATGAAGGTTTGCTTGTTGTCACAATCAACAGAGAAAGTAAGCTTAACGCACTAAATGGAAAAACTTTAGAAGAGTTAAAAAGTGCTTTCGAAATGGCTTATGATGAACAAGACATAAGAGCAGTAATTATCACGGGAAAGGGTGAGAAAGCTTTTGTTGCAGGTGCAGATATTTCAGAGTTTAAAGACCTGAATGAACTAAATGCAAGAAAGTTTTCTGAGGAAGGACAAGAAATCTTTAATGGTATAGAAGCATGTCCTAAACCTGTAATTGCAGCTGTAAATGGTTTTGCTTTAGGCGGAGGTTGTGAACTATCCATGGCTTGCCATATTCGTGTGGCCTCAGATAATGCAAAATTCGGTTTACCAGAAGTCTCTTTAGGTATAATTCCAGGTTATGGAGGAACTCAACGTTTACCACAATTAGTTGGAAAGGGTATCGCTAATGAACTAATTTTTACAGGTGATATGATTTCTGCTCAAAGAGCATATGAAATTGGTTTGGTAAACCATGTGGTCCCTCAAGAAGAATTGATGGATAAAGCAAAGTCCTTAGCCAATAAGATCTTAGCAAAAGCACCTTTAGCTATCGCTCATGCAATTGATTGTGTAAATGCATCAACAAAAAATGAAGCAGGTTATCAATCGGAAGCCAATGCGTTTGCTAGTGCAATTAAAACGGAAGATTTTACGGAAGGTACTACTGCCTTTTTAGAAAAAAGAAAACCTAACTTCCAAGGGAAGTAA